A genome region from Halorussus pelagicus includes the following:
- a CDS encoding DUF371 domain-containing protein produces MEEVIHARGHENVSAAHQSTFEVTTDDYLTPAGDCILGIEADRSPADFDPEFVAACQHADATITARFEVAGDDETYSQTVTGRGHPDLAFENDRSAVGRTSDYVDDRTILVGSEFAAEGFDRELVAALADGADLTVTLTVERE; encoded by the coding sequence ATGGAAGAAGTCATCCACGCGCGGGGCCACGAGAACGTCTCGGCCGCCCATCAAAGCACCTTCGAGGTGACGACCGACGACTACCTCACGCCCGCGGGCGACTGCATCCTCGGCATCGAGGCCGACCGCTCCCCGGCCGACTTCGACCCCGAGTTCGTCGCGGCCTGCCAGCACGCCGACGCGACCATCACCGCGAGGTTCGAGGTCGCTGGCGACGACGAGACCTATAGCCAGACCGTCACGGGTCGCGGCCACCCGGACCTCGCGTTCGAGAACGACCGGAGCGCCGTAGGCCGAACCAGCGACTACGTGGACGACCGGACGATTCTCGTCGGGTCCGAGTTCGCCGCCGAGGGGTTCGACCGCGAACTGGTCGCGGCGCTCGCGGACGGCGCGGACCTGACCGTGACGTTGACCGTCGAGCGCGAGTAG